One genomic region from Salvia hispanica cultivar TCC Black 2014 chromosome 2, UniMelb_Shisp_WGS_1.0, whole genome shotgun sequence encodes:
- the LOC125205571 gene encoding pentatricopeptide repeat-containing protein At1g01970 codes for MAYLAPKLSFTPSPICTLSYKTSILLHNSAFGIRKPHSHKFLLSNRINVGGDSGNGVREMERPALNRARASPKLSDAQKLAISQLPPKMTNRCKALMKHIICFSTENGCVPRMLAAWVRSTKPQRADWLAVLKELERLNHFLYFEIAEYALTEESFEANIRDYTKIIHGYAKQDKLGEAERALEAMKSRGLMCDQVTLTALVHMYSKAGNLKMAEDTFEEMKLLGVLLDKRSYGSIVMAYIRAGKLTSAESSLREMEARQIYAPREVYKALLRAYSMLGDSQGSQRVFDAIQVAGIIPDAKVCGLLINAYVASGKTREARIAFENMRKSDLEPNDKCTALVLAAYEKENRVKEALDLLIELERDNVMLGKESSSLLVQWFRRLGVVEEVEHVLKDFASR; via the exons ATGGCTTATCTCGCGCCAAAATTATCCTTCACGCCCAGCCCTATCTGCACATTAAGCTACAAAACTTCAATTTTGCTTCACAACTCAGCATTCGGAATTCGGAAACCCCATTCGCACAAGTTTCTGCTTTCCAATCGAATAAATGTCGGCGGAGATAGTGGAAATGGAGTTAGAGAGATGGAGAGGCCGGCGCTTAATCGGGCTAGGGCGAGCCCCAAGTTGAGCGATGCGCAGAAGCTTGCTATCTCTCAATTGCCGCCGAAGATGACGAATCGGTGCAAGGCGTTGATGAAACATATCATTTGCTTCTCAACTGAAAATGGATGCGTCCCTCGAATGCTGGCGGCTTGGGTGAGGAGCACGAAGCCGCAGAGAGCTGATTGGCTTGCTGTTCTTAAAGAATTGGAGCGCTTGAATCATTTCCTCTATTTTGAG ATTGCTGAATATGCCCTTACAGAAGAATCTTTTGAAGCTAACATTCGTGATTATACCAAGATCATTCATGGTTATGCAAAGCAAGACAAGTTGGGAGAAGCTGAACGCGCTTTGGAGGCCATGAAGAGCCGTGGTCTTATGTGTGATCAGGTAACTCTAACTGCTCTAGTGCACATGTACAGCAAGGCCGGTAATCTCAAGATGGCGGAAGACACATTTGAAGAGATGAAGTTGCTTGGCGTGCTACTGGACAAGAGATCGTATGGCTCCATTGTGATGGCCTACATCAGAGCTGGGAAACTAACCTCAGCAGAGAGCTCACTGCGAGAAATGGAAGCCCGACAAATCTATGCACCTCGAGAAGTGTACAAGGCGCTGCTGAGAGCCTACTCGATGCTAGGCGACAGCCAAGGCTCTCAGAGGGTCTTCGATGCTATCCAAGTTGCTGGCATCATCCCCGACGCCAAGGTATGTGGGCTTCTCATAAATGCGTACGTTGCATCAGGGAAAACCCGTGAAGCTCGTATTGCATTTGAGAATATGAGGAAATCTGATCTGGAGCCTAATGACAAATGCACAGCCTTGGTGCTGGCCGCTTACGAGAAGGAGAACAGAGTGAAAGAGGCATTGGATCTGCTGATAGAGTTGGAAAGAGACAATGTGATGCTAGGAAAGGAGTCTTCAAGTTTACTGGTGCAATGGTTCCGTAGGCTAGGGGTCGTAGAAGAGGTCGAACACGTGCTGAAGGATTTCGCTTCTCGATGA